One segment of Alnus glutinosa chromosome 2, dhAlnGlut1.1, whole genome shotgun sequence DNA contains the following:
- the LOC133859753 gene encoding beta-glucuronosyltransferase GlcAT14B, which produces MKRLRSYYMNLRHPQTMERKWIFPLAIGSIVSLSLLYLTTLTSPNGTTFLPFYRSLTASNSVFVESKLHVIPTSTLPPPPRLAYLISGSTGDGRMLKRTLEALYHPRNSYVVHLDLESSTDERADLRNYVQEHPVYARFGNVRMITKANLVTYRGPTMVANTLHAAAILLREGGDWDWFINLSASDYPLVTQDDLLHTFSYLPRDLNFIDHTSNIGWKEYQRAKPIIVDPGLYMTKKADVFWVTQRRSVPTAFKLFTGSAWMGLSRQFVDYCIWGWDNLPRLVLMYYSNFISSPEGYFHTVICNAQEFRNTTVNSDLHFISWDNPPKQHPHHLNLNDMQKMINSNAPFARKFRQDDPVLDKIDSELLSRGSGMLVPGGWCIGSRENGTDPCSVIGNTTLLRPGAGAKRLESMISSLLSSENFRPRQCK; this is translated from the exons ATGAAGAGGCTGAGGAGCTATTACATGAACCTGAGGCACCCGCAGACGATGGAGAGGAAATGGATCTTCCCCTTGGCGATAGGCTCCAtagtctctctctccctcctctACCTCACCACGCTAACCTCACCCAATGGCACAACGTTCCTTCCGTTCTACCGCTCCCTCACCGCCTCCAACTCCGTTTTCGTCGAGTCCAAACTCCACGTCATCCCGACCTCGACCCTGCCACCTCCGCCGCGGCTCGCGTACCTGATCTCCGGCTCCACCGGCGACGGGCGCATGCTGAAGCGCACTCTCGAGGCCCTCTACCACCCGCGCAACTCGTACGTGGTGCATTTGGACCTGGAGTCCTCGACGGACGAGCGAGCGGATCTGAGGAACTACGTGCAGGAGCACCCGGTGTACGCGAGGTTCGGGAATGTGAGGATGATCACGAAGGCCAATCTGGTGACCTACCGGGGCCCGACCATGGTGGCCAACACGCTCCACGCGGCGGCGATTCTGCTGAGGGAAGGAGGGGACTGGGACTGGTTCATCAATCTCAGCGCCTCCGACTATCCGCTGGTCACGCAGGACG ATCTGCTGCACACGTTTTCGTACTTGCCGAGGGATCTCAATTTCATTGATCATACTAGCAACATTGGCTGGAAGGA GTATCAGCGAGCGAAACCGATAATTGTAGACCCGGGGTTGTATATGACAAAGAAAGCGGATGTTTTCTGGGTTACACAGCGGAGAAGTGTGCCAACAGCATTCAAACTCTTTACAG GTTCTGCTTGGATGGGACTTTCTAGGCAATTCGTTGATTACTGCATATGGGGATGGGACAACCTACCTCGACTTGTCCTAATGTACTACTCAAACTTTATATCTTCCCCAGAAGGATACTTCCACACTGTCATCTGTAATGCCCAAGAGTTTCGGAACACAACTGTGAAcagtgacctccacttcataTCGTGGGATAACCCTCCCAAGCAACATCCCCATCATCTCAATCTCAATGACATGCAAAAAATGATTAACAGTAATGCTCCATTTGCGCGAAAATTTCGCCAAGATGATCCAGTGCTTGACAAAATTGATTCTGAGCTCTTGTCCCGTGGTTCAGGCATGCTGGTTCCTGGTGGCTGGTGCATAGGAAGTAGGGAAAATGGAACTGATCCATGCTCTGTTATTGGTAATACCACACTCCTCAGGCCTGGCGCTGGAGCCAAAAGGTTGGAAAGTATGATCAGCTCTCTATTATCAAGTGAGAATTTCCGGCCAAGGCAGTGCAAATAG